One Poecilia reticulata strain Guanapo linkage group LG19, Guppy_female_1.0+MT, whole genome shotgun sequence genomic window carries:
- the fam20a gene encoding pseudokinase FAM20A, with translation MRRDRFLLAATLAVLFSADFYFILLPKLQSRRHRAANSCSCSPDSNLSLPRLETLATPHLSNWTHAILSSAATTPEVDDGGSKLQRLFSHPLYNIQTPELKPEEKLLQVKQLMEYYRRKVSHWERHKKLFEEAATLTNISLMEQKMTYDPNASWLRFHLGINRYALYARDDPAILQLLTDMQNMTIIGADYTQDEKALKGACDCTQVVKPSGHHLKLALKMSNFGKVMFKPMRQQRDEETPGDFFYFVDFQRHNAEIAAFHLDRILDFRRVPPVAGRRVNVSGEVLHVAHNEDLRAVFFTSPANNTCFFAKCLYVCKTEYAVCGGPDLLEGSLSAYLPGLTVAPRLSIPNPWKRSYTFSGREEWEVNPFYCDSVKQAYPYNSGNRLLNIIDMSIFDFLAGNMDRHHYEIFTKFGDEGLLLHLDNARGFGKHSHDEMSILAPLSQCCMIKRSTLLRLQLLARPRFRLSDVMRESLDGDPLRPVLTEPHLLALDRRLQQVLRAVQRCVRRLGQDQVITKDFTRPTATPQRATQREDNR, from the exons ATGCGAAGAGACCGCTTCCTGCTGGCTGCAACCCTGGCAGTCCTTTTCTCTGCAGATTTCTACTTCATCCTTCTGCCAAAGCTGCAGAGCAGGAGACATAGAGCGGCAAACAGTTGCTCGTGTAGCCCAGACAGCAACCTCAGCCTCCCAAGGTTGGAGACTCTTGCCACACCACACCTCTCCAACTGGACTCATGCAATTCTGTCAAGTGCTGCAACTACACCTGAAGTGGATGATGGAGGCTCCAAGCTGCAGAGGCTGTTCTCCCACCCTCTCTACAACATCCAGACTCCGGAGTTGAAGCcagaggagaagctgctgcaggtgaAGCAGCTGATGGAGTACTACAGGAGGAAGGTGTCACACTGGGAAAG acaTAAGAAGCTCTTCGAAGAGGCAGCTACTTTAACCAACATCTCGTTGATGGAGCAAAAGATGACTTATGATCCCAACGCCAGCTGGCTGAGGTTCCACCTGGGAATCAACCGCTACGCCCTGTACGCCCGAGATGATCCCGCCATCCTCCAGCTTCTCACCGACATGCAGAACATGACCATCATTGGCGCAG attaTACCCAGGATGAGAAGGCTCTAAAAGGAGCGTGTGACTGCACTCAAG TGGTGAAACCGAGTGGCCATCACCTGAAGCTGGCCCTGAAGATGAGCAACTTTGGCAAAGTGATGTTTAAACCGATGAG gcAGCAGAGAGATGAGGAAACTCCAGGGGACTTCTTCTACTTTGTGGACTTCCAGAGACACAACGCAGAGATCGCAGCCTTCCACCTGGACAG GATCCTGGACTTCCGGAGGGTTCCTCCGGTGGCCGGCAGGCGAGTCAACGTGAGCGGAGAAGTCCTGCACGTTGCCCACAACGAAGACCTGCGGGCCGTGTTCTTCACCTCACCAG CAAACAACACGTGTTTCTTCGCCAAGTGCCTGTATGTGTGTAAGACGGAGTACGCTGTGTGTGGGGGCCCTGACCTGCTGGAGGGCTCCCTGTCCGCCTACCTGCCGGGCCTCACCGTGGCTCCTCGACTCTCCATCCCGAATCCATGGAAACGCTCCTACACCTTCTCCGGACGAGAGGA GTGGGAGGTAAATCCTTTCTACTGTGACTCCGTTAAACAGGCGTATCCTTATAACTCTGGCAACAGGCTGCTCAACATCATAGACATGTCCATCTTTGACTTCCTGGCGG gtaACATGGACAGACACCATTATGAGATTTTTACCAAGTTTGGAGATGAAGGATTACTTCTGCACTTGGACAACGCCAGAGG GTTTGGGAAGCATTCCCATGATGAGATGTCCATCCTGGCTCCACTGTCTCAGTGCTGCAT GATAAAGCGTTCCACGCTGCTGAGGCTCCAGCTCCTGGCCCGACCACGCTTCAGACTCAGCGATGTGATGAGAGAGTCTCTGGACGGGGATCCTTTAAGGCCAGTGCTGACCGAGCCCCACCTGTTGGCGCTGGATCGCAGGCTGCAGCAGGTCCTGCGGGCAGTGCAGCGCTGCGTCCGGCGGCTCGGCCAGGACCAGGTCATCACTAAGGACTTCACAAGACCCACAGCGACTCCTCAGAGAGCAACGCAGAGGGAAGACAACAGGTAG